A stretch of Telopea speciosissima isolate NSW1024214 ecotype Mountain lineage chromosome 11, Tspe_v1, whole genome shotgun sequence DNA encodes these proteins:
- the LOC122646245 gene encoding protein TIFY 6B-like isoform X3: MERDFLGLNAKELQAVKEESKEGSQDSGMQWPFSNKVSALPQFMSFKTVQEDRAKKMIFDRLASSAFMPTIATADAFDANHKSTASIVQKNFNFDRQVGTHNAMNTYAVQHVDVHRPQEVRALPVSNQTISISMSNPFFKTHVATSSQSLAPTSLKQQPVGGIPVTTSHAIFRASGSIDPKNISKPTGPQLTIFYAGAVNVYEDVSPEKAQAIMFLAGNGASMSNNQRAQVPAPTSMPTVFEVVHGNQSTSTPPCSGLPSPISVTSHSGAQSGSGSSNNDEGMTTKSKGTLIAPSSSQPEAPVIVTPIASAATTLMPAAVPQARKASLARFLEKRKERMMTVAPYSPSNKPTEGTTASLSFPDSKEQSWCMCPTKMEANNAKLHST; this comes from the exons atggagagagactTCTTGGGTTTGAATGCGAAGGAGTTGCAGGCGGTGAAGGAGGAGAGCAAGGAAGGATCGCAAGATTCTG GAATGCAGTGGCCTTTCTCAAACAAAGTCTCTGCCCTGCCTCAGTTCATGTCTTTCAAGACTGTGCAGGAAGACAGGGCAAAGAAGATGATATTTGATCGTCTGGCCTCCTCTGCATTTATGCCTACCATAGCTACAGCAGATGCTTTTGATGCTAACCACAAGTCGACTGCAAGCATAGTCCAG AAAAACTTCAATTTTGATAGGCAAGTGGGTACTCATAATGCAATGAACACTTATGCCGTTCAACATGTTGATGTCCATCGTCCACAAGAAGTTAGGGCCCTTCCTGTCTCTAACCAGACCATCTCTATTTCTATGAGCAATCCTTTCTTCAAGACCCATGTTGCTACCTCAAGCCAAAGCTTGGCTCCTACTTCTTTGAAGCAACAACCAGTTGGAGGGATTCCTGTTACCACCTCACATGCAATATTTCGGGCTTCTGGTTCTATTGATCCAAA GAACATCTCAAAGCCCACTGGGCCACAACTGACCATCTTTTATGCTGGTGCTGTAAACGTCTATGAGGATGTCTCTCCTGAGAAG GCTCAGGCAATTATGTTTTTGGCTGGAAATGGAGCTTCCATGAGCAATAACCAAAGGGCTCAAGTACCTGCACCAACATCAATGCCAACAGTGTTTGAAGTTGTTCATGGGAACCAGTCTACTTCAACTCCACCTTGCTCAGGCCTTCCAAGCCCTATCTCTGTTACTTCCCATTCCGGTGCCCAATCGGGTAGTGGGTCTAGCAACAATGATGAAGGGATGACAACAAAATCCAAAGGAACTTTGATTGCTCCTAGCAGCAGCCAACCTGAGGCTCCAGTGATTGTCACTCCTATAGCATCTGCTGCTACTACTCTCATGCCAGCAG CTGTGCCTCAAGCTCGTAAGGCATCCTTGGCTCGATTTTTGGAGAAGCGCAAGGAAAG GATGATGACTGTAGCTCCATACAGCCCAAGCAACAAACCAACAGAAGGCACCACAGCCTCCTTATCCTTCCCAGACAGCAAGGAGCAGTCATGGTGTATGTGCCCAACTAAGATGGAGGCTAATAATGCCAAGTTGCATTCTACATAG
- the LOC122646246 gene encoding TPR repeat-containing thioredoxin TDX — protein MDSSKVAELKLFVNKLKSNPSIINDPSLGFFKSYLQSLGAQIPQGPETDESDDESSNPEEHADPDSLEDEFMESDIELDNADVLEPDNDPPQQMGDPSVEVTEENRDAAQLSKLKAMDTISEGNLDEAIGHLTEAILLNPCSAILYATRASVYVKMKKPNAAIRDANAALEINSDSAKGYKFRAMAKAMLGQWEEAKKDLHAASTLDYDEEIGSALKKVEPNAHKIEEHRRKYERLRKERELKKAEIERQRRRAESQAASEREKAKVHSSEKRNDSETTPLQDGQVLSIHSASELETKFNAASSLSRLVILYFTASWCGPCRFISPLYTSLAGKYTKIVFLKVDIDELRDVAAHWNIGSVPTFFFIKNGKEIDRVVGADKNGLEKKIALYASQS, from the exons ATGGATTCTTCGAAGGTTGCAGAACTGAAGCTGTTCGTCAATAAGTTGAAATCAAACCCTTCAATTATTAACGACCCTTCTTTAGGGTTCTTCAAGAGTTATCTCCAAAG CCTTGGTGCTCAAATTCCACAAGGCCCAGAAACT GATGAAAGTGATGATGAATCATCCAACCCTGAAGAACATGCTGATCCTGATAGTTTGGAGGATGAATTTATGGAATCGGATATTGAGTTGGATAATGCTGATGTTCTTGAACCCGATAATGATCCTCCACAGCAG ATGGGGGATCCCTCTGTAGAGGTTACAGAGGAAAATCGAGATGCTGCTCAATTGTCCAAACTGAAGGCTATGGATACTATCTCTGAAG GTAATCTGGATGAAGCCATTGGACATTTAACAGAAGCAATCTTGTTGAATCCTTGTTCTGCCATCTTATATGCAACTAGAG CTAGTGTCTatgtgaaaatgaaaaaaccaaATGCTGCTATTCGCGATGCAAATGCAGCTCTGGAG ATAAATTCTGATTCAGCCAAAGGGTACAAATTCCGAGCAATGGCAAAGGCCATGCTGGGCCAATGGGAAGAGGCGAAAAAGGATCTTCATGCAGCCTCGACATTGGACTATGATGAGGAAATTGGTTCAGCGCTTAAGAAG GTTGAACCTAATGCGCACAAAATTGAAGAGCATCGCAGAAAATACGAGCGGCTGAGGAAGGAGAGGGAACTAAAGAAAGCAGAAATTGAACGACAGAGGCGGCGAGCTGAATCCCAA GCTGCTTCTGAGAGGGAGAAGGCAAAGGTGCATTCGTCAGAAAAAAGAAAT GATTCAGAAACCACTCCTCTACAGGATG GACAAGTTCTTAGTATTCACTCTGCCAGTGAGTTGGAGACCAAATTTAATGCTGCTTCTAGTTTGTCCCGCCTGGTGATCCTGTACTTCACTGCAAGCTGGTGTGGCCCCTGCCGCTTCATTTCTCCTCTTTACACAAGCTTAGCAGGGAAGTATACAAAAATTGTTTTCTTAAAAGTGGATATTGATGAGCTGAGAGATGTGGCTGCACATTGGAATATAGGTAGCGTTCCAACTTTCTTCTTCATAAAAAATGGTAAAGAGATTGATAGGGTAGTAGGGGCAGACAAGAATGGTCTCGAAAAGAAGATTGCACTGTATGCAAGTCAGTCCTGA
- the LOC122646245 gene encoding protein TIFY 6B-like isoform X2 has product MERDFLGLNAKELQAVKEESKEGSQDSAFMRGSGPSGMQWPFSNKVSALPQFMSFKTVQEDRAKKMIFDRLASSAFMPTIATADAFDANHKSTASIVQKNFNFDRQVGTHNAMNTYAVQHVDVHRPQEVRALPVSNQTISISMSNPFFKTHVATSSQSLAPTSLKQQPVGGIPVTTSHAIFRASGSIDPKNISKPTGPQLTIFYAGAVNVYEDVSPEKAQAIMFLAGNGASMSNNQRAQVPAPTSMPTVFEVVHGNQSTSTPPCSGLPSPISVTSHSGAQSGSGSSNNDEGMTTKSKGTLIAPSSSQPEAPVIVTPIASAATTLMPAAVPQARKASLARFLEKRKERMMTVAPYSPSNKPTEGTTASLSFPDSKEQSWCMCPTKMEANNAKLHST; this is encoded by the exons atggagagagactTCTTGGGTTTGAATGCGAAGGAGTTGCAGGCGGTGAAGGAGGAGAGCAAGGAAGGATCGCAAGA TTCAGCTTTCATGAGGGGTTCAGGTCCTTCAGGAATGCAGTGGCCTTTCTCAAACAAAGTCTCTGCCCTGCCTCAGTTCATGTCTTTCAAGACTGTGCAGGAAGACAGGGCAAAGAAGATGATATTTGATCGTCTGGCCTCCTCTGCATTTATGCCTACCATAGCTACAGCAGATGCTTTTGATGCTAACCACAAGTCGACTGCAAGCATAGTCCAG AAAAACTTCAATTTTGATAGGCAAGTGGGTACTCATAATGCAATGAACACTTATGCCGTTCAACATGTTGATGTCCATCGTCCACAAGAAGTTAGGGCCCTTCCTGTCTCTAACCAGACCATCTCTATTTCTATGAGCAATCCTTTCTTCAAGACCCATGTTGCTACCTCAAGCCAAAGCTTGGCTCCTACTTCTTTGAAGCAACAACCAGTTGGAGGGATTCCTGTTACCACCTCACATGCAATATTTCGGGCTTCTGGTTCTATTGATCCAAA GAACATCTCAAAGCCCACTGGGCCACAACTGACCATCTTTTATGCTGGTGCTGTAAACGTCTATGAGGATGTCTCTCCTGAGAAG GCTCAGGCAATTATGTTTTTGGCTGGAAATGGAGCTTCCATGAGCAATAACCAAAGGGCTCAAGTACCTGCACCAACATCAATGCCAACAGTGTTTGAAGTTGTTCATGGGAACCAGTCTACTTCAACTCCACCTTGCTCAGGCCTTCCAAGCCCTATCTCTGTTACTTCCCATTCCGGTGCCCAATCGGGTAGTGGGTCTAGCAACAATGATGAAGGGATGACAACAAAATCCAAAGGAACTTTGATTGCTCCTAGCAGCAGCCAACCTGAGGCTCCAGTGATTGTCACTCCTATAGCATCTGCTGCTACTACTCTCATGCCAGCAG CTGTGCCTCAAGCTCGTAAGGCATCCTTGGCTCGATTTTTGGAGAAGCGCAAGGAAAG GATGATGACTGTAGCTCCATACAGCCCAAGCAACAAACCAACAGAAGGCACCACAGCCTCCTTATCCTTCCCAGACAGCAAGGAGCAGTCATGGTGTATGTGCCCAACTAAGATGGAGGCTAATAATGCCAAGTTGCATTCTACATAG
- the LOC122646245 gene encoding protein TIFY 6B-like isoform X1, with translation MERDFLGLNAKELQAVKEESKEGSQDSAFMRGSGPSGMQWPFSNKVSALPQFMSFKTVQEDRAKKMIFDRLASSAFMPTIATADAFDANHKSTASIVQKNFNFDRQVGTHNAMNTYAVQHVDVHRPQEVRALPVSNQTISISMSNPFFKTHVATSSQSLAPTSLKQQPVGGIPVTTSHAIFRASGSIDPKNISKPTGPQLTIFYAGAVNVYEDVSPEKAQAIMFLAGNGASMSNNQRAQVPAPTSMPTVFEVVHGNQSTSTPPCSGLPSPISVTSHSGAQSGSGSSNNDEGMTTKSKGTLIAPSSSQPEAPVIVTPIASAATTLMPAAVPQARKASLARFLEKRKERMMTVAPYSPSNKPTEGTTASLSFPDSKEQSWCMCPTKMEANNAKLHST, from the exons atggagagagactTCTTGGGTTTGAATGCGAAGGAGTTGCAGGCGGTGAAGGAGGAGAGCAAGGAAGGATCGCAAGATTCTG CTTTCATGAGGGGTTCAGGTCCTTCAGGAATGCAGTGGCCTTTCTCAAACAAAGTCTCTGCCCTGCCTCAGTTCATGTCTTTCAAGACTGTGCAGGAAGACAGGGCAAAGAAGATGATATTTGATCGTCTGGCCTCCTCTGCATTTATGCCTACCATAGCTACAGCAGATGCTTTTGATGCTAACCACAAGTCGACTGCAAGCATAGTCCAG AAAAACTTCAATTTTGATAGGCAAGTGGGTACTCATAATGCAATGAACACTTATGCCGTTCAACATGTTGATGTCCATCGTCCACAAGAAGTTAGGGCCCTTCCTGTCTCTAACCAGACCATCTCTATTTCTATGAGCAATCCTTTCTTCAAGACCCATGTTGCTACCTCAAGCCAAAGCTTGGCTCCTACTTCTTTGAAGCAACAACCAGTTGGAGGGATTCCTGTTACCACCTCACATGCAATATTTCGGGCTTCTGGTTCTATTGATCCAAA GAACATCTCAAAGCCCACTGGGCCACAACTGACCATCTTTTATGCTGGTGCTGTAAACGTCTATGAGGATGTCTCTCCTGAGAAG GCTCAGGCAATTATGTTTTTGGCTGGAAATGGAGCTTCCATGAGCAATAACCAAAGGGCTCAAGTACCTGCACCAACATCAATGCCAACAGTGTTTGAAGTTGTTCATGGGAACCAGTCTACTTCAACTCCACCTTGCTCAGGCCTTCCAAGCCCTATCTCTGTTACTTCCCATTCCGGTGCCCAATCGGGTAGTGGGTCTAGCAACAATGATGAAGGGATGACAACAAAATCCAAAGGAACTTTGATTGCTCCTAGCAGCAGCCAACCTGAGGCTCCAGTGATTGTCACTCCTATAGCATCTGCTGCTACTACTCTCATGCCAGCAG CTGTGCCTCAAGCTCGTAAGGCATCCTTGGCTCGATTTTTGGAGAAGCGCAAGGAAAG GATGATGACTGTAGCTCCATACAGCCCAAGCAACAAACCAACAGAAGGCACCACAGCCTCCTTATCCTTCCCAGACAGCAAGGAGCAGTCATGGTGTATGTGCCCAACTAAGATGGAGGCTAATAATGCCAAGTTGCATTCTACATAG